A stretch of the Malus sylvestris chromosome 10, drMalSylv7.2, whole genome shotgun sequence genome encodes the following:
- the LOC126585423 gene encoding probable caffeine synthase MTL2: MELEQVLHMNGGVGKTSYASNSLHPRAVISLVKPIVNASIEQLCSKLFSDCLKIADLGCSSGPNTLLVVSDIIHNIHAAFQKLNRPSPTIQVFLNDLPGNDFNTVFRSLPGFYKKFEEEQKLGPCFVTAMPGSFYGRLFPNNSLHFIHSNYALMWISEAPKGLITKDGEGLNKQNIYIAKTSPHDVYKLYLEQFKKDFTVFLRSRAEEQVSGGSMVLTTMGSIKSHDPLCIWEVVGLKLNDMVLEGLIEEEKLDTFDLPYYAPTTKEVEDMIEAEGSFTLQSLEVFKNDWDSYIKHADSGLDKKARAAVIATDIRAVGEPILATQFGDEAMDDLFRRFEEDVLDHMEMENCQYINLVISLTKKR; the protein is encoded by the exons ATGGAGCTAGAGCAAGTGCTTCACATGAATGGAGGAGTTGGGAAAACAAGCTATGCAAGCAACTCACTACATCCA AGAGCTGTGATTTCATTGGTGAAGCCCATAGTTAATGCAAGCATAGAGCAGCTTTGCAGCAAACTCTTCTCTGACTGTTTGAAAATAGCAGACTTGGGATGCTCTTCCGGACCCAACACCCTTTTGGTGGTATCAGATATCATACACAACATCCATGCCGCTTTCCAAAAACTGAACCGTCCATCTCCTACCATCCAAGTCTTCTTGAATGATCTTCCCGGGAACGATTTCAACACTGTGTTCAGGTCATTGCCAGGGTTCTATAAGAAATTTGAGGAAGAACAGAAGTTAGGGCCATGTTTCGTTACTGCAATGCCTGGTTCTTTCTATGGCAGGCTCTTTCCAAACAATTCTCTCCACTTTATTCACTCTAATTATGCCCTTATGTGGATCTCTGAG GCTCCAAAAGGTTTGATCACCAAGGACGGAGAGGGACTAAACAAGCAGAACATATATATAGCGAAGACAAGCCCGCATGATGTGTATAAGCTGTAtttggagcaattcaaaaaggACTTCACAGTGTTTTTGAGGTCACGAGCAGAAGAGCAGGTCTCCGGAGGAAGTATGGTCCTCACAACAATGGGCAGCATAAAGAGCCATGATCCACTTTGCATTTGGGAAGTTGTCGGACTTAAACTCAATGATATGGTTTTAGAG GGTTTGATTGAGGAGGAAAAATTGGACACATTCGATCTGCCATATTATGCACCTACAACAAAGGAAGTTGAAGATATGATCGAGGCGGAAGGATCTTTTACTTTGCAAAGCCTTGAAGTTTTCAAAAATGATTGGGACTCTTATATAAAGCATGCTGACAGTGGCCTTGATAAAAAGGCCAGGGCTGCCGTAATTGCCACTGATATAAGGGCTGTGGGAGAGCCTATTCTGGCAACCCAATTCGGAGATGAAGCTATGGACGATTTGTTTCGCCGGTTCGAAGAAGATGTCCTTGATCACATGGAAATGGAGAATTGCCAGTACATTAACCTGGTTATCTCGTTGACAAAGAAGCGTTGA